In Tribolium castaneum strain GA2 chromosome 4, icTriCast1.1, whole genome shotgun sequence, one DNA window encodes the following:
- the LOC662428 gene encoding fibroin heavy chain has protein sequence MKIFVCFVLVATIALCAAENKDKTEKSAKKEDKPKRHIFGTGYNNYDFSGFDTVGSLGGVTYGSGLGSVYSTGSGYGSGLASVYSHGSGYGSGLGSAYSYGSGYGSGYGSGYGSGYGYGSGYGYGTGYGSGLAAGVVTTRASTGLRAGSGYAAIEGLPKVSNVRSHEIHTVTQHVPVAVPQPYPVHITKTVPVPKPYPVAVEKPVPVPYKVNVPVEVPKPYPVKVPQPVAVPYEVKVPVEVPKPYPVHITKTVNVPVEKPVYVKVAHPVPVKVREPVPVAVPHPVPVKVPTPVVVKVPEVVGVNTVTHVDSGAGHIIGNDFGSEIVHGAGYGYGAGYGYGSGYGTGAEIISGSGFGSGAVLSTGSAGFGTGAVLSTGSAGFGTGAVLSSGYETSGLAGEAISSGLSSGAEIIAAKSAHIVSGSNHGLVGSYVPSVYGGISGHTVHNTHWKHL, from the exons ATGAAGATCTTTGTG TGCTTTGTCCTGGTTGCCACCATCGCACTATGTGCTGCagaaaataaagacaaaactgaaaaatctgCCAAGAAAGAAGACAAACCAAAAAGGCACATCTTCGGTACCGGGTACAACAATTACGACTTTTCGGGCTTTGACACCGTTGGATCGTTGGGTGGTGTGACTTACGGATCCGGTCTTGGGTCTGTCTACAGTACTGGCTCCGGTTACGGATCCGGTCTTGCCTCTGTCTACAGTCACGGCTCCGGTTATGGTTCCGGTCTTGGGTCAGCCTACAGCTATGGATCGGGTTATGGATCTGGTTATGGATCTGGTTACGGATCTGGTTATGGATATGGATCCGGTTATGGATACGGTACTGGATATGGATCAGGTTTAGCAGCTGGTGTTGTCACCACCAGAGCGTCAACTGGACTCCGTGCTGGAAGTGGTTACGCTGCCATCGAAGGTTTACCCAAAGTTTCCAACGTAAGGTCCCACGAAATCCACACTGTTACCCAACACGTGCCAGTGGCAGTACCCCAACCCTACCCCGTCCACATCACCAAGACAGTACCAGTGCCCAAACCCTACCCCGTTGCAGTTGAGAAACCAGTTCCAGTTCCATACAAAGTCAACGTTCCTGTTGAAGTACCCAAACCCTACCCCGTCAAAGTACCCCAACCCGTGGCTGTGCCCTACGAAGTCAAAGTACCAGTAGAAGTACCCAAACCATACCCCGTCCACATCACCAAAACCGTCAACGTTCCCGTTGAAAAACCCGTCTATGTTAAAGTAGCTCACCCAGTTCCCGTTAAAGTTAGGGAACCAGTTCCAGTAGCTGTACCCCACCCCGTTCCCGTTAAAGTACCCACCCCTGTGGTAGTCAAAGTACCTGAAGTCGTTGGTGTCAACACCGTAACTCACGTCGATTCCGGCGCTGGTCACATCATCGGAAACGACTTTGGAAGTGAAATTGTCCATGGAGCTGGTTATGGATATGGAGCTGGTTATGGGTACGGATCCGGATATGGAACTGGTGCCGAAATCATCAGCGGATCAGGATTCGGAAGCGGTGCCGTTTTGAGCACTGGATCAGCAGGATTCGGAACCGGCGCGGTTTTGAGCACTGGATCAGCAGGATTCGGAACCGGCGCGGTTTTGAGCTCAGGATATGAAACTTCCGGATTGGCCGGTGAAGCTATCAGCTCAGGACTTTCCTCTGGAGCCGAAATTATTGCTGCGAAATCCGCTCATATCGTGTCCGGAAGCAACCACGGACTTGTTGGATCGTATGTACCAAGTGTCTACGGAGGAATTTCAGGCCATACCGTTCATAACACCCATTGGAAACATTTGTAA
- the LOC103315175 gene encoding tetra-peptide repeat homeobox protein 1 yields MRKIAILPIILAFANLANCGVVSGGISTDLTPPISTNYATGYGSAVVDQVHLAHGGHLALAQGAEVAGVPAAVEGIAAVPAVAEIHSVAVGTGAGAAAVPAGIAGVAGIHGVAVGTGAGVAGVAGVPAGIAGVAAVPAGIAGVAAVPAGIAGLIGGGVLGLGTANVVDAGTTYSRNTQQVAIPVPQPVPVVVNRPVPVPVAVPQPVEVPRPVRVEVPQPVPVVIKKAVHVPVPRPVPVPVHHPVYVKVPKPVPVSVPQPYPVIVPKPFPVKVHTKVEVPVPVPVHHHHDHHDFHHDHHDHHDFHHYHHDHDHHYHHHGHLVIPGGLKGGLSSKLTGGLSSGYSSYAGGHGHYISGPNFSGSGSFSNHHHHHHDFHDHHDHHDFHDHHFHGSGQLYDSNGGYKY; encoded by the exons ATGCGTAAAATCGCG aTTCTACCAATCATACTAGCCTTTGCAAATTTAGCAAATTGTGGAGTAGTGAGTGGTGGAATTAGCACCGATTTAACACCGCCAATTAGCACAAACTACGCAACCGGATACGGAAGTGCAGTTGTAGATCAAGTGCATCTAGCTCACGGAGGTCACCTTGCCCTTGCTCAGGGGGCGGAAGTCGCTGGTGTTCCTGCAGCCGTTGAAGGCATCGCTGCAGTTCCTGCAGTTGCAGAAATACACAGCGTTGCAGTAGGGACGGGAGCAGGCGCGGCTGCAGTTCCCGCAGGAATCGCAGGAGTTGCAGGAATACATGGCGTCGCTGTAGGAACAGGAGCAGGCGTTGCAGGAGTGGCTGGAGTTCCCGCAGGAATCGCAGGAGTGGCTGCAGTTCCCGCCGGAATCGCAGGAGTGGCTGCAGTTCCCGCAGGAATCGCAGGACTAATCGGTGGAGGCGTCCTGGGTCTAGGTACAGCCAACGTCGTCGATGCTGGAACCACCTACAGCAGAAACACCCAACAAGTGGCAATTCCTGTCCCACAGCCTGTCCCCGTTGTGGTCAATCGTCCTGTTCCTGTGCCAGTTGCTGTCCCACAACCTGTGGAAGTCCCACGACCAGTTCGCGTTGAAGTTCCACAACCGGTTCCTGTCGTTATTAAAAAAGCAGTTCATGTGCCTGTCCCACGTCCCGTTCCTGTCCCAGTACATCACCCTGTTTACGTAAAAGTACCAAAACCGGTTCCAGTCAGTGTACCACAACCCTATCCCGTTATTGTCCCGAAACCGTTCCCGGTTAAAGTACACACGAAAGTTGAGGTTCCTGTTCCCGTCCCGGTACATCATCATCATGATCATCACGATTTCCACCATGACCATCACGATCATCATGATTTCCATCATTATCATCACGATCATGACCACCATTATCACCACCACGGCCATCTCGTCATTCCCGGAGGACTCAAAGGTGGTTTGAGCAGTAAATTAACTGGCGGTTTATCAAGTGGTTATTCATCTTACGCTGGCGGCCATGGGCATTACATAAGTGGCCCCAATTTCAGTGGAAGTGGTAGTTTTTCCAACCATCATCACCATCATCACGATTTCCATGATCATCACGATCATCACGATTTCCACGATCATCATTTTCACGGTTCGGGTCAACTGTATGACAGTAACGGCGGCTACAAATACTAA